A stretch of the Clostridium botulinum genome encodes the following:
- a CDS encoding DUF3656 domain-containing U32 family peptidase, with protein sequence MNKIELLAPAGTMESLYAAVQNGADAVYLGGAKFSARAYASNFDDENMIKAVEYCHLNNVKIYVTVNTSMKENEIKEALEYVEFLYKIGVDALIIQDTGLAALIKRNFPKFELHASTQMSIHNAEGAIFLKNLGFSRIVLARELKVKEIEYISKDLNIETEIFIHGALCVSYSGQCLMSSMIGGRSGNRGRCAQPCRLPYEIIDNKRKKKAKGYILSPKDVCTIDNIKEIIQSGTTSLKIEGRMKRPEYVAGVVSAYRKAIDKANFDIESERKKLLQLFNREGFSKAYLFGNVGRDMMSYRFPKNTGVLIGKVNKDLSIELKENIKLQDGIRFGGEGFTIFKIVKDSQNVEEAFIGDRVKLKPTRYKAGDLLYKTSDTTLLSSLAKSYEDIYGKKNPISLSVSFKVGESLTLKTSYKQKEYKISGEVVQKAVNKPMDKEKLIKNLNKTGDTAFAFDKIEFTIFEEGFIPVSSINAARRELIDNIINDIKANDKRQFNNDLDLNLNIDNNKDVDLVGNSIITVVTTEQLKAALDCGFNNIAVEVSMRHCDIDLKKINCKNLYIKTSTIIKEEFESVSMFIEDNIDLIKGIITANSGIINRFKEKVQIIGDYKLNIFNSYSLEFYKDILDVATLSLELNKKEIREITKKTKFPCAIMVYGKPELMVSEYCPIGSVFGGKDSKRSCSGECLKGDYILKDRMNAEMQIKTDKYCRSHIYNSTPINLISNLDEIKAGNINIFRLEFLSEDYDETLNILKSFKNERFQGDFKNYTRGHFKRGVE encoded by the coding sequence ATGAATAAAATCGAATTACTAGCTCCAGCAGGAACTATGGAAAGTCTTTACGCAGCGGTACAAAATGGTGCAGATGCAGTGTATCTTGGAGGAGCAAAGTTTTCAGCTAGGGCTTATGCTTCTAATTTTGATGATGAGAATATGATTAAAGCTGTAGAATATTGTCATTTAAATAATGTAAAGATTTATGTAACAGTAAATACTTCAATGAAAGAAAATGAAATTAAGGAAGCATTGGAGTATGTAGAGTTTTTATATAAAATAGGAGTAGATGCTTTAATAATTCAAGATACGGGACTTGCAGCTCTTATAAAGAGAAATTTCCCCAAATTTGAATTGCATGCATCAACTCAAATGAGTATACATAATGCAGAAGGTGCAATTTTTCTTAAAAACTTAGGATTTTCAAGAATTGTTCTTGCAAGAGAGCTAAAGGTGAAAGAAATAGAATACATATCAAAAGATTTAAATATAGAAACAGAAATCTTTATTCACGGAGCATTATGTGTGTCTTATTCAGGTCAATGTCTTATGAGTAGCATGATAGGTGGAAGAAGTGGAAATCGTGGACGTTGCGCACAACCATGCAGGCTTCCTTATGAAATTATAGATAATAAAAGAAAAAAGAAAGCAAAAGGATATATTTTAAGTCCTAAAGATGTTTGTACCATAGATAATATAAAAGAGATTATACAAAGCGGAACTACTTCTTTAAAGATAGAAGGTAGAATGAAAAGACCAGAATATGTGGCAGGTGTTGTTTCAGCATATAGAAAGGCAATAGATAAAGCTAACTTTGATATTGAAAGTGAAAGAAAGAAATTACTTCAATTATTTAATAGAGAAGGATTTTCTAAGGCTTATTTATTTGGTAACGTGGGAAGAGATATGATGTCCTATAGATTTCCTAAAAATACTGGGGTATTAATAGGAAAAGTAAATAAAGATTTATCAATTGAATTAAAAGAAAATATAAAACTTCAAGATGGAATTAGATTTGGTGGAGAAGGATTTACTATTTTTAAAATAGTAAAAGATTCACAAAACGTAGAAGAAGCTTTTATAGGAGATAGAGTAAAGTTAAAACCTACTAGGTATAAAGCAGGGGATTTATTATATAAAACTTCAGATACCACTCTTTTAAGTTCGTTAGCTAAGTCTTATGAAGATATATATGGAAAGAAAAATCCTATAAGTTTATCTGTTAGTTTTAAAGTAGGGGAGTCTTTAACTTTAAAGACTAGTTATAAACAAAAAGAATATAAAATTTCAGGAGAAGTAGTTCAAAAAGCTGTAAATAAGCCAATGGATAAAGAAAAGCTGATTAAAAACTTAAATAAGACAGGAGATACGGCTTTTGCTTTTGATAAAATTGAGTTTACAATTTTTGAAGAAGGATTTATACCTGTATCTTCAATAAATGCAGCTCGTAGAGAATTAATAGATAATATTATTAATGATATAAAAGCTAATGATAAAAGACAATTTAACAATGATTTAGATTTAAATTTAAATATAGATAATAATAAAGATGTAGATTTAGTTGGAAATTCAATAATTACTGTTGTAACAACTGAACAATTAAAAGCAGCACTAGATTGTGGATTTAACAATATTGCTGTTGAAGTATCTATGAGACATTGTGATATAGATTTAAAAAAAATAAACTGTAAAAATTTATATATAAAAACATCAACTATAATTAAAGAAGAATTTGAAAGCGTGAGCATGTTCATCGAAGATAATATAGATTTAATAAAAGGAATAATAACAGCTAACTCAGGAATAATAAATAGATTTAAAGAAAAAGTTCAAATAATAGGTGATTATAAATTAAATATTTTTAATAGTTATAGCTTAGAATTTTACAAAGATATTTTAGATGTTGCAACATTAAGTTTAGAACTAAATAAGAAAGAAATAAGGGAAATAACTAAAAAGACTAAATTCCCATGTGCTATTATGGTATATGGTAAACCAGAACTTATGGTTAGTGAATACTGTCCAATAGGAAGTGTATTTGGCGGTAAAGATAGCAAAAGATCTTGCAGTGGAGAATGTTTAAAAGGAGATTATATATTAAAAGATAGAATGAATGCTGAAATGCAAATAAAGACAGATAAATATTGTAGAAGTCATATATATAATTCTACTCCTATTAATTTAATATCTAATTTAGATGAGATTAAGGCTGGTAATATTAATATATTTAGATTAGAATTTTTAAGCGAAGATTATGATGAAACTTTAAATATACTTAAAAGTTTCAAAAATGAAAGATTTCAAGGAGATTTTAAGAATTATACCAGAGGACATTTTAAAAGAGGTGTAGAATAA
- a CDS encoding superoxide dismutase family protein, producing MFMYSNFENSNLDSNCGCDPCYRNCCCSSTCNTKAVAHVNGGPHHPNLKGVVYFFPVPCGTEVSVCIQGLPNYKPATPTSQPIGPFGFHIHSVGCCDIGDPDNPFTCASGHWNPDNQPHGNHAGDFPVLFSNHGLCKMCFFTDRFKPQDVIGLSVIIHENPDDYRSQPSGNSGKRIACGLIKKLY from the coding sequence ATGTTTATGTATTCTAACTTTGAAAATTCCAATTTAGATTCTAATTGTGGATGTGATCCTTGTTATAGAAATTGTTGCTGCTCATCTACATGTAATACTAAAGCAGTAGCTCATGTAAATGGTGGTCCTCATCATCCAAATTTAAAAGGTGTTGTATATTTTTTTCCTGTACCATGTGGTACAGAAGTTTCAGTATGCATTCAAGGACTTCCAAACTATAAACCTGCAACTCCAACTTCACAACCTATAGGTCCTTTTGGATTCCACATTCACTCTGTAGGTTGTTGTGATATAGGTGACCCTGATAATCCTTTTACATGCGCAAGTGGTCACTGGAATCCAGACAATCAACCTCATGGTAATCATGCAGGGGATTTTCCTGTTTTATTCTCTAACCATGGATTATGCAAAATGTGCTTTTTTACAGATAGATTTAAACCTCAAGATGTTATCGGATTATCAGTAATTATACATGAAAATCCTGATGATTATAGAAGTCAACCTTCTGGAAACTCTGGAAAAAGAATCGCTTGTGGATTAATTAAAAAATTGTATTAA
- a CDS encoding DUF3343 domain-containing protein — protein MDNSCIVVFNSSSNSIHMFKILKDQRLSVDLISTPCTISSGCSRAIKFSLSDLDKVIKSIEEDKIIVKGIYEKVYTSTAFYYKKIY, from the coding sequence ATGGATAACTCATGTATAGTAGTTTTTAATTCATCATCAAATAGTATTCATATGTTTAAAATATTAAAGGATCAAAGATTAAGTGTTGATCTTATATCAACTCCGTGTACAATATCGTCTGGTTGTTCTAGAGCTATAAAATTTTCTTTGAGTGATTTAGATAAGGTCATAAAATCAATAGAAGAAGATAAAATAATTGTTAAAGGTATATATGAAAAAGTGTATACTTCAACTGCTTTTTACTATAAAAAAATATATTAA